The genomic segment gttatatcTCTTATTGTTGTCTTTacaattaactttaatttatattttatcgGTTTATTTGGGACAATGCTCATGAAATGAATCCAGCGGCTatttccccccccccccatctgctttactctgaaagctgttgaaaaataagacacaacagcacagatCATACTGAGGAGTGgaatattaaaattcaaccgaaTGTTGAGGACAACCCCAACTCCTtgttctcgtacagtctcgcTGTTCACCTTCATCCCAGGgacctttctccgccccctccagcagcagcttggtctcgccgacgatgcaggtGAGGtgctggggatctcaaacacacctactgTCTGCAGGCGGACTCTAGGTCAAATCCTGTTGGCTCGTCTGTGTTGCTTACCTGATATTAGGTTCTTCTACGAACAAAGCTGTCTGCTCACTTCCATGTGAACCTTGGTGTGCTTTTCAACACTTTGAGAGCAGCCTGACTTTAGActccctccaatgaaaatcatttcTGACATTTGTAACATtatcttgtagcatttctctcttaatggaggacatttataaagcaaatttctgaatatttcttaattcaaatcgttGTTCAAACCTAACCACTCTGGACCACTGGTCAATcacctgtccatcctgggataggacctctccctcatgtgggcatccctaagatttcttattttttcctgactcaggttttttaggagtttttccttactggggggagggtctaagggcagggataaccagttttagtctgtttagtcttgagctatttatcatattttatgactaattttctgcatctataaaattactggcatgaagccTAATGAAGCAAATTTCCTTTGTAATATTGgggtatataaataaaattgaattgaatcaccAGATGAAGGACAAAACGAACATTGGCAAGTAAAAAAGCTCCCTTCTCCACTCCAGTCTGATACCTCCACTTGCAGtcaaataatcaattcataatgAATCAATTTCAGCCCAATAGTGGAATTCCTGAGGAAATATCAGAAGCTAAAAAAGTTTTCTGGAAAGATGCAGCTTAactttaattaattactttttgaaaacttttcaaTGAATGGTCAGAGGGCTAGTGGGAGTAATGATGCTCTACTGAAGGACATAAAATGTCCTGAAATTCTTAATGGAGTGCAACATCTTTTTCAaggtcaaaaacacagaacaataaaacaaatttatatactgctcacaaaagttaaaggagcacttttttttattgggcctggcatgaattgaattaaacccgtctgataattttcttgatggttcagcagctgagggcctcgttaatcaatttcagctgtattggtgttcatggaattaacaacaggtgcacttcagtggcaacaatNNNNNNNNNNNNNNNNNNNNNNNNNNNNNNNNNNNNNNNNNNNNNNNNNNNNNNNNNNNNNNNNNNNNNNNNNNNNNNNNNNNNNNNNNNNNNNNNNNNNNNNNNNNNNNNNNNNNNNNNNNNNNNNNNNNNNNNNNNNNNNNNNNNNNNNNNNNNNNNNNNNNNNNNNNNNNNNNNNNNNNNNNNNNNNNNNNNNNNNNNNNNNNNNNNNNNNNNNNNNNNNNNNNNNNNNNNNNNNNNNNNNNNNNNNNNNNNNNNNNNNNNNNNNNNNNNNNNNNNNNNNNNNNNNNNNNNNNNNNNNNNNNNNNNNNNNNNNNNNNNNNNNNNNNNNNNNNNNNNNNNNNNNNNNNNNNNNNNNNNNNNNNNNNNNNNNNNNNNNNNNNNNNNNNNNNNNNNNNNNNNNNNNNNNNNNNNNNNNNNNNNNNNNNNNNNNNNNNNNNNNNNNNNNNNNNNNNNNNNNNNNNNNNNNNNNNNNNNNNNNNNNNNNNNNNNNNNNNNNNNNNNNNNNNNNNNNNNNNNNNNNNNNNNNNNNNNNNNNNNNNNNNNNNNNNNNNNNNNNNNNNNNNNNNNNNNNNNNNNNNNNNNNNNNNNNNNNNNNNNNNNNNNNNNNNNNNNNNNNNNNNNNNNNNNNNNNNNNNNNNNNNNNNNNNNNNNNNNNNNNNNNNNNNNNNNNNNNNNNNNNNNNNNNNNNNNNNNNNNNNNNNNNNNNNNNNNNNNNNNNNNNNNNNNNNNNNNNNNNNNNNNNNNNNNNNNNNNNNNNNNNNNNNNNNNNNNNNNNNNNNNNNNNNNNTTTATGGTGTcaacacaattgagcctctgtaggctgaaaacttttatttccattaaaagacttggcatccttttgttcctaagacacttgtatagatatccaacttctaTTGAGATCGGATGTATccaatgtgtttctttaaagtgttcctttaatttttgtgagaagTGTATATAcacataaatcaaaataattttaacagaCAAAAGGACAAGACAAACTTGCTCGTACACAAAGCTCTCCTCTCTCCTCCCCAAGTGAGataaaaattagacaatagtcaattttctctccattctgggtttCCCTAAGACCGGAAGCTTAATGGTGTTCACGCGCCTCTGTCACGCTTCACCTGTTGATTATAGGGTGAGCTGCTGCCTGCACGCGCTGTGCACGCGCGTGCCTGATTGGCTGCCGCTCTGCCGGCGCGTGTCATCAAAACACTTGCTTGTGCCTAATTACCAATCAGACGTGCGTGGGCGTGTTCGTGCGCGGAGCTTCAGAGGAGCGCGCAGCATGTCCGACGTGAagtttggagttctttatgCGGTCATGGAGCCAAGCAGCTCGGGCTTCCATCTGTGGAAGGACTACATGGGCCTGTCGGACACAGTGAAGGAGATCCTGGGGCGCAACCCCCCAACCGAGCCACACCCGTCGGAGTACGCGCGTCATCGCTCGAGGACTTATGATCTGAACAGAGACATGCGCCGCGATTCTGCGCTCCAGAGCGCCCCAGCGGGCGCAGACAGCGCATCGGGCTTCCCTCGTGCCCCCCTGCTCCGGATCCCCAGGACCCCCCAGCTCCCAGGTAACCAAGTTGCGGAATCGCCAAACAAATCCAGATCCAGAGACCCAAAGGACCCCGGGAGGAGTCGTCTGGAGCAACCGGCCACCGCTCCTTCCCCTGATGGACCCATggtctgcagcttctgcagacACAACGGGGAGTCCGAAAAGGTTTACCGCTCTCACTGGCTGAAGAACCAGGAAGGAGACGTTTTATGCCCCTACCTGCGGCAGTACGTGTGTCCGCTGTGCGGGGCCACGGGGGCCAAAGCGCACACCAAGCGCTTTTGTCCAAAGGTGGACAGGGCGTACTCCTCCGTGTATGTGAAGTCGAGGCGCTGAGAGTACCCCTCCCAGACTGAACTGAATCTATTGTAAATATGTGTGTGGtttgttttgagtttattttaacataGCCTACTTTGCATGGTGTGCTTataaagatgaagaagaacCAAACAATTTTGCTTGCGAAACCAGGTTGTTTTTGgttgcaaaataaatgtttgcatttgcGACCTTttgttatctttttattttataattgtcagttaaaagcatttaaagctGTCTAATATTCTGCGCAAATTGTCAAAATGCAACTAAGATTCAGGATTAATACAAAATTCTGTCAAGTCATCTTGGAAGGAAACCTGATGCAAGATCAGCAACATTTCCCCATTTTTCAACAGATTTCTCATTGTTATAAATATGTTTCCACTTGTATCCAATTTGGTTCTAtggaacacaagaaaaaaatactaatttataaaggaaaatattacCTTTGAATCATTCAACAAGATTTGGTCAACACTTGTCACTCAATTGTCATGTTAAAATTTCTTCTGAGGAACATCTCCAAGTTCACATTTCAAAAGCAGATCTACAAATTATTTGTAGATCAATTTTTGTtgtaggttttttgtttttttttaagccaaaaggGTGGAGCTTCACCATATCCAGGGTGTTCGGAACTTCGCTGGTTGACCCATAccagtaaaaaatgaaacattcctGCAGTTTGAGCGGCACTCCATTTGGTCCCAGTTTCTTTTATGGAGCTTCTTCAAATGTTCAGCCGGCCCTACTTGTATATCTGAACTTCTTAGATTCCACAAACCTTCGGATGGACTTAAAGTTCCACTCAGtcctcttttgatccatttttcaaatgttcctaGAGGTCTTTTATTTAcgattatgtgtttttttttggcacatttttttaaattaattttctttgacattatttctgcaggagttcattataaattcaccCCTGACTTTTGGGAACAATTGCACAGAAATGAGCCACCGCTGATATGACGTTTACGccctttcctgctagcttacagcccctcacaactgcTAATACTagcagtacaacaaaaatgatgaggaatattggagccatccagccgaaCAAATtagagccagataccagctcagacgagaaaaaggaaaacttaaatagatctagtcgtctacaagtgtatgcatcagaatggagcagagcgggGAGTTTGAGCCCGTCcattgtagcttctatgtctCTGATATTGAGAAATGTTTCTCAAAAAGTTTGGTTTAtacaaactaaaagaaaatggGGTTTAGCCAATTAAATTAATTGAGAGTTCTCTTTGGTTTATGACCATAAAAGTATTAACTTAACAAACTCTGCTCTAGCATGCTCTAATtgtctggacacacctgaaccaggtaatcccATTTTCATCAGCTGGTGACTGAAGTGGGCCGGCCCACTGGAGTTTGCTCGGTCCAGCCTAAAAAGTGACAAATGGGCGGGGCAAAGTGAGAGTTTTTCTGGTTCAacccacctgccaatcaaagaAATGTACCCAATAACTCCCAAACTGAACCTGTAATTACATTTTACAGATTTGCCCCTCCTCCTCTATCAAACTGTCAtgaataaacacataaaaacagaaggGTTTCTAACCACGCTACACCTCTGTTCTTTCAACTTCCCTAGTGGTCATTTAagaaactacaacatttttggACAACCTCCAGATtggatttaaatttaaaaattagaggtctgtgtgtgtatttgaTGCTTATTAGCCTTTTagtaagtaaaaaatattattagaaTCTTGGTTGTAAAAAGGAAACTCCCCTAACTTTTAGgagtcctttttatttttgtgaagctGCGAGTCATGGCGTGCCGTCAGTGTATGGCGGCCCCCCACTACAAGTGTGTGAACGTGTTTGTGAGTTAATGAATTACTGTGGTAATAGTAAAGCATCTTGTGCCATAGATTGGAGAAAAGTTCTAGTAACTTACacacaatttgacattttttaatacagatttttttttgtcaaaatgctTGTGGTTTTCcaccatttttaataaatttctGAGAATTCAGACACACAACATTGGtgaggaaaaaaactttatattttacattatttttttaatacgactatttaaaatagaatatcataacaataaataatttgttttgctAAAAGACACTTCATGGAGCTTTAGTGGTCTTTCTTCACAAAACAAGGAGATAAAACAGATTAATAAGGAAACAAGATGCATAAATTACATTAAGGATGGTAACCATtcagacttttaaaaagtatttttaaaagacttttttaaataagtgtTGATGACGAACTATTTTTATAATTCCCCTTCTTCTAAAAGAGCAAATCCTGTTGGAAAGGCCGTGACAGAGGAGGATAGATCCTACCAACCACCACGTATCCTCTCCTCCTCACAGGATCTTCAGAGTCTGTGGGAAACCTGACATCTTCAGTGGTTTTTGTGCTTGAAATTATCTGTACTCAATGAACTATTGTACTCGGCTCCTTAGCTTCCACATTCTCCAAAAAGCATCATGTTAAGAGAATTTGTTCTCCATCCTcaatatttttcatgtatttgttcAAAGTCTTTGAGTTTCTTTGATTAAATCATAAATTGTAGACTTGCTGACTTCTATTTAACTTGTATTAACATGctttaatgtagttttatttagtcttttagtTGATAGAATTGCTAGACACGATTCATACACATTCGTGTTTTCTGTAGTCTCTCATGTGATGGCAGACTCTGACAAGAAAGGAGATCTATGAACATTTGAGAACAACAGGACTTTTGAATCTGTCGTTCCACAGCAGCAGGTGTGGAAAGAGAAACTCTAAACAGGAGAACCCAATCTGTGTATCAGCAGGTCCACTCCAGGCTACCGTCTGCTCCACCACTGGCCGATGAAtcagcattttaaaacaaagctaatgccaatattaaaagtaaaacctTAAAAGATATGTTTTTGACTCGTGATTCTTTttgaatctttttatttatctggaAATCTGGGTATGTGTTTCTTTACGGTCCGTTTTCAGAACAAGTTCCCGTGAACGGCTCAAACACTTTATTCACAGAACGTCAGAAGAACCcaaacatttgttgaaaaacTGCCTTCACTAACCAAACAGAACCGTCTCAAACTGCCCTCCGCGCTCTCAGTGGGCGGAGTACCTGGAGGCTTTTCTGGAGCGCCGCAGCTTCTCCAGCTCCCGGTGAGCCGCCATGACTCTCCGActggaagaaaaacattcaacagTTTTAACGTCCTTTAGGAGGAACTCTGGACAAGCTCAGAACCGCCTTCTCCCACGACTAAAGCGATTGTTATCAACCTGACAAAGAGTCAGACTgagtcagccaatcaggacacaaaAAAGTCACATGATGAAAGATCAGAGCAGGTTGAGAAGTGGAGGATGATGGGAACTAACTTGATAGAGGAGAGCTCGCTGATGATCCCACAGAGCAGCTCTGATGCATCTTCAAGGCAGTATTGGTCCTCCATCAGCTCCTCCCTGCAGGAGAAACAGCTGAGTCAGCTCCACTTTCAGTCAGCGGAGGAATGCAAACCAGGACTTTTCTTCTAACAGTTTTAAAATCCGTAGTCGGAAAcctttttccagaaaagagaACCCCGCCCACCTGTTCAGAGGTGTCACCTGTGCTCAAAACCTGCAGGAACATCTacagttctggttctgtgaGGAACAGCTGCTGCCTGATCGTCTTTTTCAGCATGAAACTGAGCTctacacaaaaactgaaaaggtAAGTACTATGAGACATCGTAGAtttgataaaactttaaatattatgcggacactaaagaaaaaagaaaaaactccaaaatccaTCATCCAATAAACGATGTTCAATAGTAACTACTGTTTCCAGTTTCTTTCTGTATTtccttttgatttctggaaactAAGTAATAAAAGTAAGAAAGTAACGTTTATGTATATAGCACCTTTCTCAGACATGggtcacaaagtgcttcacaataaaagaatacataaaatataaccacaattttaaaaaaaaacctaaaaaagcatttaaacaaaaagaataatcagctacaataaaaaggaaacaaaaataccagaacaattttagAAGTATATAAAACACAACTAGTCAGCCAGACAGCGTGAAGTTCATTAGGAACAGAAAGCTTGTTTATAAAGAAGAGTTTTAAGTGACCTTTGCTGTCcgaaacatttctttatttatttttcctttggggaattgtgtttttggtttctggaattatttattatttattttgcttttttaatcatcatcataatctttaatatgtttttgcattaagtgatatgtttaTGTGTCACAGTTTTTACTGtcacaatattaaaaaataaagaataacaGAATGcctctttaaaaatacaaccTAAATGTTTCCACCATCTTTGCTCTGTAAATAactatttgtatttattgactGTTTATTCCTGATCCTCAAAGCACAGTTTGACTGTAAAGAGCGTCTGGGACCTTCAGAAAAAACCTCATCGTTCTCTGTTTAGTGGTGAAGTAAAGACTTGACCGATGCTGCGTCATTTCAAAGCTCCGCCTCCATCCCTCTCGTGTTTCTTACGTGAAAACAATGGTGTTGAGCTGGGAGTCGGACACGTCATCAGAGCATCCATGGGTGCTGTGTGAATCCCTGCCAGAGCCgagtgcagcagcaggagcGTCTGTAGATCCACCCTGGGAGACACAAACATGAGACCCTCGGTTCAAACTCAACCACTCGGGGGCGCCACTGAGTTTAACATGTCAACCATTTCCATTTAGTgcattttaatcattattattttaaaaaattgatgtgTTACAATCCATTAGAGCCAAATAATcgatcaaactttatttataagatCATTTTCGTTCATCAGTAGCATAAAGTTCTTCAagaattaaaacagttttcaaacttaaaaacctttacatgagacacacacacctcaaacataaaatgacctaaaaaggagaataaaataaaaataagaatatgaaTAGAATTGTGTCCTAATGCTAAAGAAAGAGGATGGGCTCAAAATAAAGCCATAGAGATCAAAAAGAACACTCAGGTTTCTCGAAAGTTTAATAAAACTATCTCTCTTTTGTCTTTAGAACCAATAAAGAAAACCTCGATTTGCTGAACTGAAGTTCTCTCTTCCACGACTTTATGTCTAAAAGTAGTGAAACTATGATCACTGACTCCTCGTCATCAGGAGACATAGGGATGTAAAGCTGTGTGTCATCAGCGTATCTGTGAAAAGCCTCTTGATATTTGCCCCCAAGTGGCGGCAAATCTAAATGGAAAAGTTCTAGAGCTAGAATTGATCCTTAGAGAAATGGAAGTCAGCTGACCTTGTGGTGCTGATCAGCTGGGATCCCTGCAGCATCAGGACCACACTAATGTAAACTGCTCTCTGGTTTGAGCTCAGATAAATCTTCAGTTGAAGCCGCGTCACAGTTTGGTGGGTTTTGTGTGAAGTTGTAAATACCTGTAAATCACGTCcataaaataaacctgttttgttttttgtcttctcaTTCTTCCTGTCGTTTTCAGACGGTTTTGGTTACTTCCATTGTGACACGTAGAACAGCGTTCATCTAAACCCCTTTAAAGTTTTAGCTGCATGTGAAGCTTTGCAGGAGCTCTTCCTAAAAGTTTTGCacttttagttaatttatttagtttctGCTGTTGACCTCTGACAGTATTAACAGGATTTAATGATGATTCTCTGCTTTGACCGTGTTCAGCTCCATCTAAACTAGAACTTtagcattaagaaaaaaagatggaggttttatttgttttttcaaccatttcatttttgttggttCCTCCTTAAacttctgcatcttcagctgtttctGTGATCACACAGGAAACAGTTTTTCTAGTATATCTTTGTCATTTTGTCTCAGAGTGTGGAAGTGAGAGGTTTAAGGATGGAAGAGTCAAAAGGAAGAAGTCATGAAGAAAAGAAAGCACAGTTGATGCACTCACATTACATGTCTCCTCTGAGTCTGCAGGGATCTCTGTAGGCGGCTCCACAGATCCACAGCGGTGTCCGGTGGTGGGAGCTTCAGTGGAGGACGTTCTTTCTTCAGCATTGACCGTCTGTGGAGGAGCGTCCTCCTCTCCATCCAGGCGGATGTTCTCCTCCGGCCCTGAGTTTGAGGTGAAGGAAAACCTTATGTACAGCTCTGACCCcctcatctttgtttttgaccTCTTACAGACCTTCAGAATGTTCTCTCTGGGTTGACTGTGGAGCAGACTCAGAGTCAGGGTCAGCCCTATAGAGGGAGCTGATGGGGGGTTCAGTCGGTGCTCTGGAACAGATTTATGGACAGaggaatatttttataaactcatttTGTTGAGTGTGAAAAGGTTTCAGTTTGGAAGAAGAATCTGACCTTCTATTCTCGTCTGCATGCTGTAGCTCTGCCTTTTTAAGCTCTGCCTGTTGTAGCTCTTCCTGTTGTTGTAGCTCTGCCTGCTGTAGCTCTGCCTTCTTCAGCTCTGCCTGCTGTAGCTCTGCCTTCTTCAGCTCTGCCTGCTGTAGCTCTGCCTGCTGTAGCCCTGCCTGTTGTACCTCTGCCTGCTCCAACTCTGCATGCTTCAGCTCTGCCTGCAGTAGCTCTGCCTGCAGTAGCTCTGCCTGTTGTACCTCTGTCTGCTTCAGCTCTGCCTGCTGTAGCTCTGCCTGCTGTAGCTCTACCTGCTGTTTTTCTGCCTGCTTCAGCTCTGCCTCCTGTAGCTCTGCCTGTTGTAGTTCTGCCTGTTGCACCTCTGCCTGCTCCAACTCTGCATGCTTCAGCTCTGCCTGTTGTAGCTCTGCCTGCTGTAGCTCTGCCTGCTTCAGCTCTGCCTGTTGTAGCTCTTCCTGTTGTTGTAGCTCTGCCTGCTGTAGCTCTGCCTTCTTTAGCTCTACCTGCTGTAGCTCTGCTTGTTGTAGCTCTGCCTGCTTCAGCTCTGCCTGTTGTAGCTCTTCCTGTTGTTGTAGCTCTGCCTGTTGTGGCTCTGCCTGCTTCTTCCCACTTTCATAGCTGGAAGAGCGCAGAGGAGTGTCTGAAGCCACGGGGTCATAACAGACCTTCATCTCATTGTCCTTCACACGGCTTGGCTTCTTCTCACTGTTTCCTAAAATTCGACTCCGCTCCCCCTCTGTCAGGCCGCAGGAGCCCATCCTCCGCCTCTTCTTGGCAGGAAAAGCCGGGGCGGACTCTTGCTGCTCCTGCTGGCCCTCCACCTCCTTCTCCACACTTGTAGAGGAGGCCTCAGACACTTCAGAGTCCTGGAGCGGATCGGTGAACATCTGTTCTGTGGATCTGTGGATTTCCACCACGGCTGTGGCCTGCTGCCTCTTGCTGTCATCATCGATGGCGTCCTCACCTGCCCAGCTCTCCGCCTGATTCTCGTTGCAGCTGGAGCTGGACTTTGGGGCTGCTGTACTCAAAAAGCTGACCTCTGATTCATCTGTGGGCTTTTCTTTGGTGGCTTCATCTGGCCTAGTCAGACAGGACTGCTCCACTGACTGACACAGCTGATGCACGATGACTGCGCATTCCTGAAGAGGCTTGGCTGCAGTTGTGACCTCCTCTACGCCCTAAAATTTAACCGCACTTCAGTTAAGGTTATCTTGAAGTTGAGCCATAGCAACTGGACTTAAAAAACGTCTTTCTTAAAACTTCAGGACAATGCCCCCTGGAGGAGTGAGATCCTTCATCGACGTATTGCTACACATTTTGGGGGTAAAACCCTGAAAATGGTGCAGGAATACGAGAAGACAGCTCGTAAATTGGCTTAGATTGAGAAATGGCATCATTTACCTTTAGATGTAGAGGAGCTTGGACGTTGGCTGTTTGACCAACGTCATTGCTCTCAGCTTCCCTCTTTCTTGACCTGAGTGACCGcgctgggggcggggctgaaTCTtctgaaacaagaaaacaacccGAATTGATATTGCTAATATATGTGAGCCTcagtaatttaaaaagagaatacattttaaacacaaagtcCCATAGAATAGTTcaatctataaaataaaaagctgaggAGTTGGGGGAGGAATTCACAGTAGAGTAAGCAGCTGATTAGAGAGTGCAGGTCAACTTTATTAATCCAACCTTGTTACCAAGAGCAgaaaatacaagcaaaaaaagctaTTATATATTTCACCACAAGAGGACAGCAGCGCACCCTCCCCCTGAATACGATCCACGTGCGAGCCGTTAGCAGagcggccattttgaaaagaaagacCTTTCCACCTGCAGTTTAGAAAATTTCTTGTTTAAACTGTGAATGCACATTTACCTTATATGAGTTCTGATCATTTTACAGTTATTTCTTGAGATTTTAAACCTAATTCAGTATTTTTGTGTCTTAGTCAAACTCCATCTGATGTTTCACTCATCTTGGTGGGGAAAAGTTCAGCTCCTTCAG from the Oryzias melastigma strain HK-1 linkage group LG1, ASM292280v2, whole genome shotgun sequence genome contains:
- the LOC112137213 gene encoding uncharacterized protein DDB_G0285291 isoform X4; this translates as MAKGKTKISSRSEDSAPPPARSLRSRKREAESNDVGQTANVQAPLHLKGVEEVTTAAKPLQECAVIVHQLCQSVEQSCLTRPDEATKEKPTDESEVSFLSTAAPKSSSSCNENQAESWAGEDAIDDDSKRQQATAVVEIHRSTEQMFTDPLQDSEVSEASSTSVEKEVEGQQEQQESAPAFPAKKRRRMGSCGLTEGERSRILGNSEKKPSRVKDNEMKVCYDPVASDTPLRSSSYESGKKQAEPQQAELQQQEELQQAELKQAELQQAELQQVELKKAELQQAELQQAELKKAELQQAELQQQEELQQAELKKAELQHADENRRAPTEPPISSLYRADPDSESAPQSTQREHSEGPEENIRLDGEEDAPPQTVNAEERTSSTEAPTTGHRCGSVEPPTEIPADSEETCNGGSTDAPAAALGSGRDSHSTHGCSDDVSDSQLNTIVFTEELMEDQYCLEDASELLCGIISELSSINRRVMAAHRELEKLRRSRKASRYSAH
- the LOC112137213 gene encoding involucrin isoform X2, with product MAKGKTKISSRSDSAPPPARSLRSRKREAESNDVGQTANVQAPLHLKGVEEVTTAAKPLQECAVIVHQLCQSVEQSCLTRPDEATKEKPTDESEVSFLSTAAPKSSSSCNENQAESWAGEDAIDDDSKRQQATAVVEIHRSTEQMFTDPLQDSEVSEASSTSVEKEVEGQQEQQESAPAFPAKKRRRMGSCGLTEGERSRILGNSEKKPSRVKDNEMKVCYDPVASDTPLRSSSYESGKKQAEPQQAELQQQEELQQAELKQAELQQAELQQVELKKAELQQAELQQQEELQQAELKQAELQQAELQQAELKHAELEQAEVQQAELQQAELQEAELKQAEKQQVELQQAELQQAELKQTEVQQAELLQAELLQAELKHAELEQAEVQQAGLQQAELQQAELKKAELQQAELKKAELQQAELQQQEELQQAELKKAELQHADENRRAPTEPPISSLYRADPDSESAPQSTQREHSEGPEENIRLDGEEDAPPQTVNAEERTSSTEAPTTGHRCGSVEPPTEIPADSEETCNGGSTDAPAAALGSGRDSHSTHGCSDDVSDSQLNTIVFTEELMEDQYCLEDASELLCGIISELSSINRRVMAAHRELEKLRRSRKASRYSAH
- the nanos3 gene encoding nanos homolog 3 is translated as MSDVKFGVLYAVMEPSSSGFHLWKDYMGLSDTVKEILGRNPPTEPHPSEYARHRSRTYDLNRDMRRDSALQSAPAGADSASGFPRAPLLRIPRTPQLPGNQVAESPNKSRSRDPKDPGRSRLEQPATAPSPDGPMVCSFCRHNGESEKVYRSHWLKNQEGDVLCPYLRQYVCPLCGATGAKAHTKRFCPKVDRAYSSVYVKSRR
- the LOC112137213 gene encoding trichohyalin isoform X3, whose protein sequence is MAKGKTKISSRSEDSAPPPARSLRSRKREAESNDVGQTANVQAPLHLKGVEEVTTAAKPLQECAVIVHQLCQSVEQSCLTRPDEATKEKPTDESEVSFLSTAAPKSSSSCNENQAESWAGEDAIDDDSKRQQATAVVEIHRSTEQMFTDPLQDSEVSEASSTSVEKEVEGQQEQQESAPAFPAKKRRRMGSCGLTEGERSRILGNSEKKPSRVKDNEMKVCYDPVASDTPLRSSSYESGKKQAEPQQAELQQQEELQQAELKQAELQQAELQQVELKKAELQQAELQQQEELQQAELKQAELQQAELQQAELKHAELEQAEVQQAELQQAELQEAELKQAEKQQVELQQAELQQAELKQTEVQQAELLQAELLQAELKHAELEQAEVQQAGLQQAELQQAELKKAELQQAELQQQEELQQAELKKAELQHADENRRAPTEPPISSLYRADPDSESAPQSTQREHSEGPEENIRLDGEEDAPPQTVNAEERTSSTEAPTTGHRCGSVEPPTEIPADSEETCNGGSTDAPAAALGSGRDSHSTHGCSDDVSDSQLNTIVFTEELMEDQYCLEDASELLCGIISELSSINRRVMAAHRELEKLRRSRKASRYSAH
- the LOC112137213 gene encoding involucrin isoform X1, translated to MAKGKTKISSRSEDSAPPPARSLRSRKREAESNDVGQTANVQAPLHLKGVEEVTTAAKPLQECAVIVHQLCQSVEQSCLTRPDEATKEKPTDESEVSFLSTAAPKSSSSCNENQAESWAGEDAIDDDSKRQQATAVVEIHRSTEQMFTDPLQDSEVSEASSTSVEKEVEGQQEQQESAPAFPAKKRRRMGSCGLTEGERSRILGNSEKKPSRVKDNEMKVCYDPVASDTPLRSSSYESGKKQAEPQQAELQQQEELQQAELKQAELQQAELQQVELKKAELQQAELQQQEELQQAELKQAELQQAELQQAELKHAELEQAEVQQAELQQAELQEAELKQAEKQQVELQQAELQQAELKQTEVQQAELLQAELLQAELKHAELEQAEVQQAGLQQAELQQAELKKAELQQAELKKAELQQAELQQQEELQQAELKKAELQHADENRRAPTEPPISSLYRADPDSESAPQSTQREHSEGPEENIRLDGEEDAPPQTVNAEERTSSTEAPTTGHRCGSVEPPTEIPADSEETCNGGSTDAPAAALGSGRDSHSTHGCSDDVSDSQLNTIVFTEELMEDQYCLEDASELLCGIISELSSINRRVMAAHRELEKLRRSRKASRYSAH